The Klebsiella africana sequence AAGAGCGATGACAACACCTGGGAAAATAAATAATTAACAAGGAATGGTTATGTACTACAAGAATGAAATTGTCCGTTATTTACAGGCTAACAATATTCTTGCGTTAAAACTCGAACATGCCGTAGCGGGAGCAGAAAAGGCCGTAGCAAACCAAATTGAAACCATAGGCGCAGGTGCAAAGCGTGCGCTTTATTATTCGTCCTGTTTTACCGATGAGTACCAGGATGTGTGCCTGCAACAAAAAACCGAAGACATACGATTTAAAAACGGTGTGATTTATCTCCTTAAACATGGAAATATTGCATACGATATGCTCAAGCTATATTTTGAACAAATATTCAAAGACAAAACTTCAGAGGAACTGGAGCGTATAAAGCGAATACTTATGGCTGTTAACATTCATATTGCCGCAAGCTCACTGACCAACGCTGGATTTGCTTTGGCAACAGCCTCATTTGTCGCTACAGGTATAAACCTCAATCTTGAACTTAGTGCATTGGCTGGACGCCGGGCAGGGGGAGTGGTAGGCGCTATCGGAATATATGGTATTGTGCAGAAAGCAGCAGAGAGTGCGCATCGTCTTTGCGTTTCCGAACCTGCGTATTATTCGGTACTTTACGCACATGAGCTGGAAATGATGTACTTTCTGATAGAACCATTGTTTCTAAAATCTGAGGCGTTTACAGCACAACAGGCATCGAATGAGGGGATTGCAAACATCATTACCAGGATGATCCGATAGCTATGATGAATCTTATTAAAAGATTGCTGCGAAGAATATTCAGATCGTTAATTTCATATTATGGCCCTGCTGTATTGACAATCCTCTTCGCCATGGCACAAGGGCTCTTTTTTCCAGAGACGCCTCTCTGGCTTGTTCCCCTGTTTTTCGTATTTGTAATTGTAATGTTTTATCGATTTGTAAAATTTTGACATTGAAAACTTAACTTTATATTAAATTTATAAGGAAATAATATGTCTACACCCGCACACTTATGGCTGGAAGATGAAAATGGTTCCCCAATTCTCGGCAGTTGTTTGATGCCACTGCGCCTGGGTTCTATCGAGTTAAAATCCTTTTCTCATGGGGTAACTATTCCGGTAGATCAACACTGGGGAAAACTAACCGGTACGCGGATCCATCAACCTGTAACGATCGTAAAGGAGTTCGATCAAACAACACCGCTGTTGTACAGAGCAGTCTGCGAAGGCCGAACCATGAAGAAGGCGACAATCAAGATGTACCGCATTCTGGAAACAGGTATCGAAGCCGAATATTTCAATATCATTCTGGAAAACGTCAAATTTACCACGGTTGCACCATTTCTTTCTCCGGGTGGGATGAGTAGTACCCATCTCGAAACACTCGAATTGCGTTATGAGGCGATCACCTGGAAGTATACCGAAGGGAATATTATCTATCGTGGCTCATGGAATGACCGGTGTTGCGCCTGAACTCCCCGCTGACCGATTACGATGAGATCTTAGCCTACGGCGGTACTCCGGAAGAATCCGCCATGCTGGTGCTGGCCACTACCAAAATCTATCGCTGGGATGAGGCTCCGCCATGAGCCTGGCAGCGCCAGGCTGCGCAGGTTAAGATGGCCCTGCGATTGCCAGTCTCATTAAGAAGAAGAGAAGAGATGATGTTACCCCTGACCACGCCCCGGCTGCTGCTGCGCCGGTTCAGAACGGAAGATCTACCGTCTTTCAGCCAT is a genomic window containing:
- a CDS encoding Hcp family type VI secretion system effector — protein: MSTPAHLWLEDENGSPILGSCLMPLRLGSIELKSFSHGVTIPVDQHWGKLTGTRIHQPVTIVKEFDQTTPLLYRAVCEGRTMKKATIKMYRILETGIEAEYFNIILENVKFTTVAPFLSPGGMSSTHLETLELRYEAITWKYTEGNIIYRGSWNDRCCA
- a CDS encoding phosphoserine phosphatase, with the protein product MLRLNSPLTDYDEILAYGGTPEESAMLVLATTKIYRWDEAPP